The Plectropomus leopardus isolate mb chromosome 22, YSFRI_Pleo_2.0, whole genome shotgun sequence genome includes a window with the following:
- the etnk1 gene encoding ethanolamine kinase 1 isoform X2 — protein sequence MANYIHVPEEAPAVPKIDVTVDESDYRSGALKLIKELRPSWKPSEVKLKFFTDGITNKLLGCYVGPVMQDVVLVRIYGNKTELLVDRENEVKSFRVLHAHRCAPRLYCTFNNGLCYEFLQGTALEPEDIRSQPVFRLIARQLAKYHAIHAHNGWVPQSDLWLKMGKYFSLIPKYFKDPEKNARLNAEVPSPRCLREELVWLQQSLSVLGSPVVLCHNDLLCKNIIYNEDAGNVKFIDYEYAGYNYQAYDIGNHFNEFAGINEVDYSNYPQRAFQLQWLRSYLEAYKEHKGQSSEVSDREVDALYVQVNRFALIRSPAFQPVLQDESGGS from the exons ATGGCCAACTACATTCACGTTCCCGAGGAGGCTCCCGCTGTGCCCAAAATAGACGTGACAGTTGACGAAAGCGACTACAGATCCGGCGCATTGAAGCTGATCAAGGAGCTGAGACCGAGCTGGAAGCCATCTGAGGTCAAACTAAAG TTTTTCACTGATGGGATAACCAATAAGCTGCTGGGCTGCTATGTGGGCCCAGTCATGCAGGATGTGGTCCTGGTTCGTATTTATGGcaacaaaacagaattattgGTCGACCGGGAAAATGAAGTGAAGAGTTTCAGAGTACTACATGCACACCGCTGCGCACCACGCCTATATTGCACCTTCAACAATGGCCTCTGTTATGAATTTCTGCAAGGAACTGCCCTGGAGCCTGAGGACATACGCAGCCAACCTGTTTTCAg GCTCATCGCCAGGCAGCTGGCCAAGTACCATGCAATCCACGCCCACAATGGCTGGGTGCCCCAGTCTGACCTGTGGCTAAAGATGGGCAAGTACTTTTCTCTCATCCCCAAGTACTTCAAGGACCCTGAGAAGAACGCCAG GCTGAACGCAGAGGTGCCCAGCCCGCGGTGCCTCCGAGAAGAGCTGGTGTGGCTCCAGCAGAGCTTGTCTGTGCTGGGCTCCCCCGTCGTTCTCTGTCACAACGACCTGCTGTGCAAAAACATCATCTACAATGAGGATGCAG GCAATGTAAAGTTCATTGACTACGAGTATGCTGGGTACAATTACCAAGCCTACGACATTGGGAACCATTTCAACGAGTTTGCTG GCATTAATGAGGTGGATTATAGTAACTACCCACAGCGGGCCTTTCAGCTCCAGTGGTTACGCTCCTACCTGGAGGcctataaggagcacaaaggccAGAGCAGTGAAGTGAGCGACAGAGAGGTGGACGCTCTTTATGTCCAAGTCAACCGTTTTGCCCTG ATACGCAGTCCTGCGTTTCAGCCAGTACTTCAAGATGAAAGTGGAGGTAGCTGA
- the etnk1 gene encoding ethanolamine kinase 1 isoform X1 has product MANYIHVPEEAPAVPKIDVTVDESDYRSGALKLIKELRPSWKPSEVKLKFFTDGITNKLLGCYVGPVMQDVVLVRIYGNKTELLVDRENEVKSFRVLHAHRCAPRLYCTFNNGLCYEFLQGTALEPEDIRSQPVFRLIARQLAKYHAIHAHNGWVPQSDLWLKMGKYFSLIPKYFKDPEKNARLNAEVPSPRCLREELVWLQQSLSVLGSPVVLCHNDLLCKNIIYNEDAGNVKFIDYEYAGYNYQAYDIGNHFNEFAGINEVDYSNYPQRAFQLQWLRSYLEAYKEHKGQSSEVSDREVDALYVQVNRFALASHFFWGLWALIQAKVSTIDFDFLEYAVLRFSQYFKMKVEVAELTLPE; this is encoded by the exons ATGGCCAACTACATTCACGTTCCCGAGGAGGCTCCCGCTGTGCCCAAAATAGACGTGACAGTTGACGAAAGCGACTACAGATCCGGCGCATTGAAGCTGATCAAGGAGCTGAGACCGAGCTGGAAGCCATCTGAGGTCAAACTAAAG TTTTTCACTGATGGGATAACCAATAAGCTGCTGGGCTGCTATGTGGGCCCAGTCATGCAGGATGTGGTCCTGGTTCGTATTTATGGcaacaaaacagaattattgGTCGACCGGGAAAATGAAGTGAAGAGTTTCAGAGTACTACATGCACACCGCTGCGCACCACGCCTATATTGCACCTTCAACAATGGCCTCTGTTATGAATTTCTGCAAGGAACTGCCCTGGAGCCTGAGGACATACGCAGCCAACCTGTTTTCAg GCTCATCGCCAGGCAGCTGGCCAAGTACCATGCAATCCACGCCCACAATGGCTGGGTGCCCCAGTCTGACCTGTGGCTAAAGATGGGCAAGTACTTTTCTCTCATCCCCAAGTACTTCAAGGACCCTGAGAAGAACGCCAG GCTGAACGCAGAGGTGCCCAGCCCGCGGTGCCTCCGAGAAGAGCTGGTGTGGCTCCAGCAGAGCTTGTCTGTGCTGGGCTCCCCCGTCGTTCTCTGTCACAACGACCTGCTGTGCAAAAACATCATCTACAATGAGGATGCAG GCAATGTAAAGTTCATTGACTACGAGTATGCTGGGTACAATTACCAAGCCTACGACATTGGGAACCATTTCAACGAGTTTGCTG GCATTAATGAGGTGGATTATAGTAACTACCCACAGCGGGCCTTTCAGCTCCAGTGGTTACGCTCCTACCTGGAGGcctataaggagcacaaaggccAGAGCAGTGAAGTGAGCGACAGAGAGGTGGACGCTCTTTATGTCCAAGTCAACCGTTTTGCCCTG GCATCTCATTTCTTCTGGGGTCTCTGGGCTCTGATTCAGGCCAAGGTCTCCACCATTGACTTTGACTTCTTGGA ATACGCAGTCCTGCGTTTCAGCCAGTACTTCAAGATGAAAGTGGAGGTAGCTGAGCTGACCTTACCCGAATAA